The sequence ACGATGTGGAGTTTTTTGAAGACCTTCACGATCCGGATTTTCGCCAATTTTTAAAAGAAGGTTTCGAACCAAGTTTTCCATGGTGCGCTCTTAGCCCTTCCTTGATCCTTTGGCAAGCACGCCGAAAAATACCGAAAAACTATTTTTTTGTTAATTCCAGAAACTGTTCGTAGGCCTTTAAAATATTTCTTTTTGAAGCGATATCGTTCAACAACGTCTGGATTTCGATCCGTTTTAGGCTTTTCTGGAAACGCGCTTCCAGCCTTTGTCGCAACATGTCCGATGCCCATGAGGGCTTGATTGTCGAACGGGGCATCCGGTCCAATACGGCAAAAGTCTTTCGCTCTATCGTATCCAGACCAACTCTCCACTCATAACTGTTTCTGATTTCTTTTATATCGCGGGACAAAGCCATCGCCGCGTCCTCTTCCATAGAACGCCGGACCGATTTGAAATAAGATTCCAGTTTCTCAACCATAACACCCGCGTCATTCCAGCTTGTCCGTTTTGCTTCAGGAACTTGAGCCTGTCTTTCCGCCTTCCATATACTGACAAACGCATCCGTCTCTTCGTAGGCTTCAAAGGAAGGAAATTCGCCTTCCTGATCCGTCATCAAAACCTGAAAAACAATCTCCCCTATATTGATTGCCGGATCCAGTTCACGCGACACACCATCCACCGTCAGCAAAAAAGCAATCGCATGCATTATCTCATCATCCAAATAAAGTTTCGCTCTGCCGGTTGTGTTCAACAGTGCCGCTAGCTTTTTCCCCGCGGAATCCTGCGCAAAAGTCTCACTAACATGCGCCCTCAAATAGGCCTCATCAAAACTTTGTACTGCCGATGCGGCACGCAAGGCTCCCAAAACTTCTTCCGTATCTTCCTGAACAACCGCCATTAAAATGGCAATCAGCCGCGTCTTTCCTTCCAGAGACAGCTTCCCGACGATTCCCCAGTCCAGCCACGATAAAATTTTGTTTGTTTCATCCCAAAAGACGTTTCCCGGGTGCGGATCCGCGTGATATTGACCTGTCTTGAACAACATCCTCACAGCCTGCTCTACATAAACCCTCGCGGCCAATGCCCTGTTTTGAGCCCCTTGCAGACGTGTTATTTTTTTGCCCATGACAGGCCGCATGATCATCAGGTGGGGTGTGGAGAGAGAACCCAAATACCGCGGGGTAACAATACCGTCCGAGACAAAATTAAAGGCGTGCCGTTTTTCTACGGTATAATCCATCTGCTCTTTCAGTCTCGCGACAAAACTTCTTATCTGCGCCGCGATATCAATAGAGGCGGAAAATC is a genomic window of Deltaproteobacteria bacterium containing:
- a CDS encoding AarF/ABC1/UbiB kinase family protein — translated: LNQLIEEFEQGKDGESEERFYRQIFFYWERIGALPGEHLLYRISQLTDSEEITFGRDFDRMLKAEMNGSLSAQDVLLAALRRERFAEQFLDELNSYALGASPSTLLFREEVQRILPPDAPNRDARKAAINEARRQFASLSDRLEISRFGLPSAFLKQPPEILFLLKSYIKNMPEAHVASLLSQMHSLGETASDAEVFNHFFLNAGLAKVAQFLSTMAGIVPDADRLVFARLQDDVPASSSAEVRRTVERELQVPIDVFFKSWDDKPVASASMGEIYRAVLRDESVVYVKVLTSSKEAHIRAAIRTLERTAKDWESEKERFSASIDIAAQIRSFVARLKEQMDYTVEKRHAFNFVSDGIVTPRYLGSLSTPHLMIMRPVMGKKITRLQGAQNRALAARVYVEQAVRMLFKTGQYHADPHPGNVFWDETNKILSWLDWGIVGKLSLEGKTRLIAILMAVVQEDTEEVLGALRAASAVQSFDEAYLRAHVSETFAQDSAGKKLAALLNTTGRAKLYLDDEIMHAIAFLLTVDGVSRELDPAINIGEIVFQVLMTDQEGEFPSFEAYEETDAFVSIWKAERQAQVPEAKRTSWNDAGVMVEKLESYFKSVRRSMEEDAAMALSRDIKEIRNSYEWRVGLDTIERKTFAVLDRMPRSTIKPSWASDMLRQRLEARFQKSLKRIEIQTLLNDIASKRNILKAYEQFLELTKK